The DNA segment gaaacgaaggaagttttgattgacaataaaattaaattttgtgactgggctacagagggtattcgcaaaagcagggcgacattatatgatctgtatgagatgaaaacattcatactccgacctgactttcaatcttatgtgaagaaatatagcaagatgtataaatgtgtctgtcactgtgcgaagacaatttttattaataacaagattaaagactctgctaacaaatctaaggccgtttggactattattaataacgaaacggggaagaatcgaacacgcgagacaaatttatctttgaaggtaggcaatgacattataacatcgaatgatgcggtggcgagggtctttgaagagttttttacgaacattcctttagagactacgtgtaacctggattcttcggctgcagcagctgaaaccctgacgaaggagaacgcaccttcaaccgataaggaatttaaattcagatatattaatacattaactattataaaaacatttaagtcattaaatatgaagaaaactgaagacttgtggggaatgtcagttaaatttgttctttctattattaataaaatcgccccaattttggctaacatctttaataaatgtatcgctgaaggtgtgttcccagatcttatgaaatttagtaaaattatacctctgttcaaaagtggggatatggaggaccctgcaaatttcaggcctgtctcggttcttccagttttgagtaaaatatttgagagggtcatactcagtcagatgcttttgcatttcaatgatgctcgattgtttcatagccagcagtatggttttacaaaaggcaaatcaacagccgatgccggtactgcgttgattaagcacatatttgacgcctgggaagaccatcacgatgctattggagtcttctgtgatctgtcgaaggcgtttgattgtgtagaccatcagactttaatttcgaaacttagatactatggaataggaggaaaggctttagatttgatatcttcatatttagacaagagacaacaaagggtcgatattaacaatactaaatcacagggggctcatgtaaaaataggcgtccctcaaggatctattctaggaccatttttattcctcatttatattaatgacttgccttttatggttgaaaaattgactaatatagttttatttgctgacgatacttctttgctttttaaagttaaaagaagagaaaataattttaatgaaattaattcaattctatctgacatacacgattggtttaccgttaataatcttctattgaattctaagaaaacgaaatgtattaaatttacactgccgaatgttagacaatgcgatactaacattattctagatgggaataaattggacctagttaatgatactgtctttcttgggatgactatagattcaaagttacagtggggacctcacattgaaaaattgtctggaaggttgagctccgcagcttttgctgtacggaaaattagacagctgaccgacgttgaaaccgccagattagtttactttagttatttccacagcttattatcgtatggcattttgctttggggtagagcagctgatattgaaactatatttgtattacagaaaagagccatccgctctatatacaaacttggttccagggattcattgagagaactatttaaagaaattaacatccttacagttccatgtcagttcattttttccaatttaatgtatgtacgaaagaatatttcaacttttgatacaattggcagtaatcatgacattaatactaggaacaagcataagctggcttttccagcgatgcgtctggcgaaagttaataaatcgtttttagggtactgtattagattttataataagcttccagcagaagttgctcaaatgccagagaataagtttaagtgttacattaaagagaaactcagtaaaaaagcttattataaaattgatgattacttagaggacgttaatgcatggctgtgataagtagttagctctgctcatattattataataataattattaagcttatatgtattgtataccaactagttttaagtctttttttgaaaagatggctcaggagtttcttgcctccgttcttctccttagacagaaagagcccccccttatccgaacggagagtaatttgtaaaaattgacgttcatcagaaaattttatatttgtacgatgaataaaaaaatttgagtttgagtttgagttttgaACTAAATCCAATACTTTAATCTCTACATGCATATAAAGCACAGTTTTAGAGCTGTGACCTAGTTTGCAGACGGACTTTGTGATACAGTGTGGAGGACTTGAGAAGCGTAATTCATTACATTTCGCAAGGTTACTAATTCTTGCGTTATTAAAGGTAAAAGGCACTTAAAAGTAAGCGTCCACCTGACGCATCGCATTCCCGattatttgtatagaaattcacagaagtgcgtccacttcatctgCATTACCGATGctgtttctccatacatttaatGAAGATTTGACTATACGTACTAACCTTAAGGGGTTACATGAAAGGAGCCGTATCAGGTGCTGCATTATACGTGCTGATATATAGATAGAGGTATAtacgtatagtgccacaaacttatctgttccggtgagagcgaactaaattgatccatatctcataaattaccaatgaattatacattcatatagattagatgggtttattaaaaccgcaagggtgaattaccactacagggtaacttaaaatcttatagaatcaataaatatttgacatttacgtgagctctcaccggaacagataagtttgtggcactatacagcACCGAAGCACCAGTCTGCTAGACAGCTACTGACATCTATTTTGACTGGCTCTAATACATGTCATAGACACGCACTTATTTCAATCCCATTTTACAGATTTTATCTTGGAAATTATATactaacatatttatttacaactagctgttcccgcgcgcttcgcttcgccttgccgtgggaattccgggataaaaagtagcctatgttctttcccagggtctagaccgtatgtataccaaatttcattcaaatccgttcagtagttttggcgtgaaagagtaacagacagacagacagacagacagacacagttactttcgcatttataatattagttaggattaggatactTACTAGTGAGAGGGGGgatcaggtttctctgccacCGACTgtagtttaaaaatagataCTACTCAATAAACGCACGAGGCGTCAGTATTCCACAGGATTTCCCAGGGACCCCTGCGGTGTGAGTGGGAGCGTATTACCTTaccttacataatatacttataggGTGGAAATTTATCAGTGGAATTTCTGTCGCAAGAGAATGTGCCCGACAAAACATACTGAGTAACTTTTACTATGGGACCAACTCAGAgtttaatataatacataactGGTCGATAAATATTGACTGGTTAAGTATTTTCGAAACAGTTGTTTGATTTCGTGATTTCAGAGATGGTCACACGATAACACTGTGTTGGGTAGATTGTCCTGCTGGTGGCATGTtcactaataaaattacactCTGTATTCACACTATGCCTACTTAACTACAATACGTATATTTTCGCATCCATCACTCGCCTTCCGTAGGGTGAGTAATTCTTATAACAttttaccaataaaaataCGTGTACTTACTCAGCATTTCTTTTCAGAAGCTTCATTCATGGtgtaaattaactttttttttgataattttatacaaCATTCCACAGTAAATATCAAAGTTTGTATGAAAGATCTAAAACGTATATAGgatacctatacatacataataatgttatgattaatatacatattacatattaCGCTCTTATGGGGTTCGCAACGGTACATCGCTACTCCCACTTTACGAGGGAAAACTCGTCAATATAAACGGAAATGTAAATTGAAATAACTTCACGTCTTTGTTCAACTTTAGATCAGTTGGGAAAACAAGTTAATTTAGTTCCATGCAATCCCCGCGGTGTCTATGCCATGAATCTTTCTTAGCGAATACCAACTTTTCTTCATCTTAGAGGTAATATAACCAAGTATTAAGATTGAGTGGTTTTACAAGTGTTTTTTCCGTTAAAGATGGGAAATGGGAATACCTATAGTTTTACTGGTATCATTATACATGTATTTAAGTTCATGACTATAAATAATCCtcaaaggggtagtcagaggtgactcgcaagtgaGCCACCCgtttttcgctgtacattttgtactgaCGTGATAGTTCGTGAGCCGTATCGCTCTTTTTAATGAGTACGGAATTATCAtgatatttcatattattattcataaaggCTTTGTGcattatagtttattatgtttaattagGCATATCAGGTAAACAGAATTTAATGAAAATCGGTAAGTATAGTAGGTAGCATGTAATATCACTTTTCATTTTGAACGATAtatgtttaataattttgtattttttctggaattttatttattctatcaTGTGTAGAAGTTTTAGAAATAATACAGCACTTATATTTGCaactgtttatttataatttgccAATTTTGTGTGGGATTCAGGATTCAGTAAGTATGAAGGAGTGTGATTCGTTTTACATAACTAGGTattagcgtcaattcacacgtaccacaactaCACCACGTtgcagcgacataatgtggtcaagctgtggttacgtgtgaatagtgtgacagcggctttttgcagttgcgttgttgcagcgacaaaatgtcgatgtggttgtgttgtcgctgtcgttgcgatgtggtaaccacgtggtCGTATGCAGTTAATAGGGAGAGGAGGTGGCCGCCGTGCCGCcaccgcgtggcggcgttgtcgacgcgatgtggttgcgatgtggttgcaatgtggtcgtattacacaggtggtcgataacaactgcaaaatgtggcacgtgtgaattgtattattcattttcaatacaaaatatacgcctgaccacacggcgtggttgtggtgtggttgtggctgtggtgtggttgtggtacgtctgaattgacccttagcctgaaactgaaactatCAGACCTAAGAAAGTGAAAAGGGAATGACACGTTAGTTTTaaggttttataattttaggtTTCTTTCTCAACAAAAGTCTCAGTGATATTAAAAGGACGAATAGGCAATGTTTACTGTTTAAGGGAAGCACGCACGTCTATGTGCCGGTGTGTGCATTTCTTGTGATTCTTCTGCCATTACTCCCTCagtcattttaattaatatcaaCATCATGACCGCAAAATTCTTCCATCACAAGagattgttaaaataaatggaaGTTGAAAAATAACAGCTTCAATTTCCATAAGCCGTAATTAATATAGTGGTCGGGCAACGCGTGCTGAGTAAATTAATTGCGTTTTTCAGAGAAATTTCAGTACCAACTGTAAGCGGAGGGGAGCTCGAATGAACGAGGTAGATAATATGGgaccataatattatgtacatacctTAAATGTTTAGGGTGTAAATTTCAACCTCCCGGAAAATCAACCACATATTATCTATCGTCAATCTTACAACCACATTacagaataattattttatgatgatgattacaTCGTACctgtgtacctactttaaatttTGAGTTTTAAGAGGGTAATTGTCTAAAAGACGACAAATAGATCTGAATTCTGAAATGATAacgtttaataaataataaaatttcgttaggtatgtacttaatttaatgaaacGTGCAATTTACCTGTTTGATATTTACAACACAAGTCACAAGTAGTCACAACAACACGTATTCCTATCATCTAAGTTAGTAGTGTATTTACCAGATAGACTAGACTAAACAATCCTGCtgctatgaaaatatttatttacacaataaataacttttcttCTGAATTAACTGGCCAGTTCATAAGAAATCCTTTTTAACCCACCTTCAATCCAATCCAATGTTCACACTTCACCACATGCTACACAACGTCATAAAATCGCGTAATCACTGTGACAGGTCACTGCACTTATATCAGCCACGCGACCCTGGTGCCCTTCCCTCGCTCCACTCTGACGCTGTCGCAGGGTGCGACCACGGTGGCATCGGCGAcagcgggggcgggcgcgggcgtgAGCGGCCGCGGGGCCTCCTGTCAGGCTTGACTGCGAGTCCAGAAGTCTATGCGGAAGCAAAAAGCTGCACTGACAAGGGTCGCTGCTGATAAAACTATCTGGATGCTAGCGATGATTATTAGGTCGCGCGGCGACGGCCTCAGGTCTTCTTCTAGTTCTTCCCTGTAAtggaatgaaaaaatattaatctgGGAAGCCACTTGTGTTTGTACCTTCGCCCCATCCCACGTGGCCTCCACAGCTCTAGTGGCAGGAGCTGCGGCCGAGGCGGCTGAAAGACTGAAGACGGGAAAATACAGTCAACTCTCGTAGTCATAATATAATTGTTCCCGTAGCTGTGGAGACCACTGGTGTTTGGGGTAATGAAGGCCTGATCTTGAGAATTAGGGTGTTGAATGGGAGACTGAATCACTCTGGCGAATTTCTTATGCAAAGGATCTAGTGtagtaataattttaatattgctataagtaatttaacCGATTTTCACTTATGCAATAATTGTAATGTTCTTGTCCATATATTCAACACAAACAATATACGTACTCTTCAGTCGGCCCAGTGGGGTCGACTATAGTCTTGCAGCACTGCACTATAAGCGTGAGCAGGAAGCAGGCAGCCGCGAGCCACGCGCAGGCGGCCGCCGCGCGCACGCCCGCCCCGCTCGTCACCGGGCCCAGACCACGCATCGTGTGGATTGATATCGCTGTTGGGAAAAAGTTGTGACAAAAAGACGCCTGTAGAGCAGGGAAGGATGAGGTGTATGTGGATGACTTTTTTCATCtgttgtgttttgttatttGCGTGCTGTTGCGATCTTTTGTAGTCACAGACTTGCTGTACAAGCCTAGGTTTTCCGTACAAAAATattctgaaatatttttaacctttgtataaaatacaacaaCCACAAAAACAAAGATGCCGGGGCTGATTTACCAGAAAATAATATGGTCATATATGAAATTTCACCATAGGTAATTTACTTTATGCATAGGTACAAATAGGTAAAATAGTTATAAGGTTATTACTTAACATTAATTTAACTAAGTAAATCGTTAATGAAATTATGAAGGCTAACTACCTATTTGCCTTTCTAAGTAGCTTTGATTATCATTAGATAGCTAATCTTCATTCGGCTACATCAAACCGAAATACAGTGCCCAGAATTCTAAGAGAATAATTTAAAgacacaaacaaaataaacggGCTTATTTCTTATCCTGACTTTATCTCATCTTAAGCTGACTTTGAGTCTCCATTTCATTGCTGCGGGTAGTTGATGAGATTCATTTTCATCTATACCcagtgagtttttttttaagaattcgGTTACATGTTATTTTAAATCAAGCGttaacagtaggtatattccTACAGATAAATGAAAACGGGACGTAAAAGATCCTGCCAAAAGGTTTACAGCCCGAAAGATATTATCTCAAAATCTAATTCCAATAACTGCCCATCCATAGGACTATTCTATCTcaagctaaaaataaaaatctaaatcaaTGTGCCTATACATACAAGGTTGCGTGACCAGAAAATAACGAAAGTCCAAAAgttgatatattatgtatgtaagtcaATCGCTGATTTTATCAATGAGCTCGtatttttattcctttgttaCTATGGTTTTAGGTATagggtaggtacatacttaggAACCTGCTAAGTGGCAATTCCAGGATTCtgactgaaaaatattttcagacCAAACAAAGCTTTACTAAAAGTACAGTTTAAAAAACGATTGCTATAAATCCGTAAAGTCCTTAGGCACTCGACCAATACAATTTCATTGTCTGGTTCCGGGGATTTTCAGTCAAAAGCGAAGCAACGGCAATTTTGTCCAATTAACTGCAATGGCAATTAGCAATAATAGTCTCCTGATTGTGCTAAAATTGCAGCACACAAAGCCGTTTTATTTCTGGTATgtgatttaaaattgaaaacactcacaatactattatattatgtatgatatatttaatataataataataactatgtgGGGACATCACACACACGACGACCCGACCCCAAGCCAGTCAGGCCtgatcggacagctgatatatctacacatatacatatatagatacatattaatagTGTATTGTGTTGAGAGTTATATTGTACGCGAACAATACCTTTATATTCACTACTCAGCCCTAAGGTGGATCTTGAAACAACCCTAACTCGTAACGACTAGTgctaaaattttatgtaagtagctATTTCCACAGTTAATCTGGCTATCCGGCCATTCCACTAGATGCTTGAAACTTTGCTCTACAAGCACTTTGGTACCAATAAAGTACGTAGACGATGAAAACTAAATATCTTGTCAGATAGTTTGATCTCAAAATTACCTAAATTTATCATGATCAGCTTAGGCAGGTTTCACATTTGAACagattaataatattgtatcaTTAATTTCTTATTATCCTCGGCGCGTACCTGGTAGCTAGTTTGACGTAATTTTTAAGAAaagatttaaataagttacctaaatattttttaacaaaatatttgtgtttaaaGTAGTTCAAACTCATCATCATCGCGCATCGATCAAGATACTCGCTGAAGTATGATAATATAGGAAGGCAcagtttcacaatgtctgggaAATGGGCttgataaaagacatgctatCACTGTCTCAAACAGAATTAAAGAGAGTGTCAGCATATCTTTTATCCAACAGGCAGCCATTATCTAGAGATAGTGAAACAGGCCATAAATAAAGTATCATCATATACCGGCAGCTATAACGCTGATGCCGCCGGCGGGGATGCCGAGGCCCATGTTGAGCTTCTGCCGCTCCTCGATGAACGCCACCGTGCCCATCACCATGGCCGCGATGCCGCACACTATCTGTGGACGGGAAGAAGACAGGTCAAAGACAAAAATTCAATCCaactaatacactcacgggtcatgaaaaggttccactgagaaaaacaccaaattactcctaaacggaaaaagctagctttatcacgccttctgcaacattcaagtaggtacggtggcctgcgcctaaaagtatacaggcggggtttttaaaatagcgatcttaagctccacataaacaccactgctacacacatcacacacaacacgtccccggatttatagcagatgtagctggtcccttcatcatttattttaaaaactccgcctgtatacttttaggcgcaggccaccatACATAAAACGGAACAtaagaatattaccaactaaaaacaataatatttttttcaaattaaatgttggaaaaaattggggtcgtttggtgttgaatttttgtgagtggaactatttcatttgtagaagagaatagaatactctttatttcaCACCATTATAAATGCGTAAGTTTAagagtatgtatgtatgtgtgtatgtttgttacttcttcacgtcagtACGGCAGAAccgtttttaataaaatttggtatgaaTTTTGCTGagaccctggattaacacatatgcTACTTTATATCCCGgtatttccacgggaaaactttttaaggcgaagtagCTAGCACGAACAggggatatctcacacacggccatccgaccccaagctagggtACGAGTACCTGTAATATCAGTATCGGAtagttgttatttttacaCAGATaccaaatcaataatttaaaaaaaatgaggaCTTCTTAGTgaattttagaataaaaaaaagtgtcTATCACCGATATACACGAGTCTGAAACGATTCCTCAGCAATCGATTGTTAAAAGAATGTTACGACCAGCTAAATGCAACATTTTGGTTTCAAACTACGTGCAAAGTGGGCTAATCGTTGGTGGgaagaaaaaatcatggagGTTTCCGTTGATAGGTGAATGAACTGTTCATAAACCGGAACATTCATTGGAAAAACAGTTCATGGGTCATGGGTAAATTGACTGCAGAGGAATCTATTCAGACTCTTGTATCGTCACTTGGTACGTCAAGGCCTCAGATCATAAAAACTAGTCCACACGCAACTCACACCTCATATTCTGTAGCaccatacacacacacacacacacacacacacacacacacacacacacacgcactcacgccttgtactaatgtactcccttgcggggtaggcagaggtgcattgctgcacccacttttcgccagagtgttatgttagcaCCATACAATTCCGTACATATAATACATCCCCGCTTAACATTTTCCACTGAGAATAAACAAAGGCTTTTGTACTTTTTAAGATTTGTGAATAACGATTTTCTACagctacctacttaattgattaaaaaaaaacttctttcCGTACGTCTTTTCTCCTAATTAGTAAAGCGTGGGCCTCAAGATGTCAAAGGAAGTTAGAGATTTtactaattaatataatttgttaATTAAGCTCCTCTATAGATGAATATCCTATACGTACAAATTTTCCGCTGCGAAAAGGTATACGctgcataatattattgtattagcgtaaatattattaagttatttctATCGGTGGAAACTTGTAAAAGGCCTTTTACTGCTCATTCTATTGTTATACCTTCAAATtgtgctgtaagttttcctaaaataaaataaataaataaatactgtggtaaaaaatatgttctgTAAATCCATAAAGCCCCGGTGCATACAGAGAAGTTTTCACAGAACGACTAGCATTAAAAGTAGCAGCTTACCCAGGTTTTTCATCTATATTCAGTTGAGGTTCGTTAGCAGGAATTAAGCTTGCggcatttatttttatttcctgAATTTTCTCCGGATGTGCATACGTGATCCAACTACGGTGTCTGTTAAAGTATGGTTTAAACAAAACAACCGTTCTACGAATTTGGACATctcaacaaaataaaactattcagTTAGGACTCAGACCCTTAGTAATTTTCATGTGTCGTgcgtataataaaataaataaaactcatTCCATAAACCAACGACGAAGTAGAAAAACGCAATTTCGCCAATACCATCTGCGTCTAGAAGCCACAATTCAATCATATCCTATCATCCGATGCCAGATTAACAACTATGAATATGGATCCGGCGTTTATTCCGTCTACCCCGATAAGTAATTTATGCAAATATATTACCGCTATGCTACCCCTCCGTCGGAACCGGAAACCATTTAGTACGCGGATATGGTAAcaagttaaaattattataataaaatacaacgactccaaaaacactaaaaagtcagaaataatttaatgaaatttttattttactgttttaagtttgtttgcaaaatatTACCATCGATGCTTTTTTCATCGATTGGTGAAAAATCGCACACTCAACGTCACGCTCTCTCTTGGAACACCTGCAAGTTGGAGGGAGTCGTTTTTGCGATGCGATGTGAATTCGCAGTTATATGTACAAGCTAGTTCTACAAAATATAGTTTAAATCGTGTGTACGATTTTTCACCAATGGTGGAGTCAACTACGGATCAAAAACAGACATATTATCTGACCTGCAGCACCCTGAGCCGCAGCATCAGCACGAGCGGGTAGCCGTGGAAGAAGATGACGTCATCGCGCTCCGTGAGGTGCGCCGCCGACTCCTTGCGGGACTTGCGTTGGGAGAGCGCCGCCTGAAAGTCATATTAtaggttttatttacataattataaagggTGATTTTCTATCAAAGATGTGCTGGCTAcgttgctatggatgcgtttagCCGCGTATCCACCTGTCGGACGCCTCGGGTTTGCTAGAACGCGATCCAATGCTCGATTTGAAAGTACCTTCGGTAATGACCATACATACCGAGGCGTGCGACAGGTGGATACGCGGCTTTTGATATCCAGTAATAATATCCATTGGTCTATAAAGCATACTATTGATGGGAACGGATATCTTTCACAGATGATCGCAGTATATCTGCACTCTGCacagcacatctctggtggaaaggcACCCTTATGGTCAATCCGTGAACTCGAGTCCTACCTCTCCTGGTCAATGGCAGTTCTGCCAATCTTATATATAGCGCTGCATGTTATGCTTAACTTGAAGATCTCAGTTGTGAAACTGACCTATATTTATACTTCTGAGATTATTTGTCAGTTTCTTACTTCTCAAATGGTACGATGGACAAGGTTTCAGCATTCttcgtaaatatttaataatgtttCGTATAATGTGCTCTTATGACTAATGCCTAAAGTGGTTGTAACAATCCGTATCAAGCACTGTGGTCGGCGTGGAAGTGAGCCCACAGCGCATGCGTTAAAACGCGGTTCCCCTCgcaaaagttttatttatcataactTAGCAACTCATTCGTATACCAACACCGACATTCCACACTTTATTTGTTGAGTTTTGTAacatttgtaataaaaatgagTGATTCTGGCAGCGAGAACGACGGGAAAGAAGTACAAGTAAATAGTTCGTCTGAATCCAGTTATGATGAAGAAGAGACGGGTCAGACGGAGACCGAACCCCATGAGACTGAAGAGAGGACGCTGGTCCAGAGTATGTTATGTTACTTGTTACTCCAGTCAGTTTAATCATACTATATCGCtcatgtattttaatttttatataatattgttaGGTTCCCTAAAAGAAGTTTATTCTGAAATTTTCAACcctatttctattctattctctgtgggggtgacagtacctgcacctggctctctttagtggaacctttgtgcatatccccaggGTCTAAACTACCTTCTTAagtttggaccatttcccaccacgctggtccactgcgggttagTGGATTCACATAATCTAGAAGTGCTAAATCtaaatatgcaggtttccCCACGATGTTTTcgttcaccgtaagagcgatgttATGTtaaacattgtacttaaattcaaaaaatctttgGTACATGTcggcgccgggattcgaacccgcatctctggcgtgagaagcgagcgcttacccgactgagctaccaccgctctccgactgagctaccaccgctctcgcTACAACCCTAAAAACCTTGTGCATGCATGGTACagctgaacataaaagagtagagaatcATTGAGggcaatctaagaaagtggccacactattatagtatagaaaacggacaaaagtatcacgatactttagcagaaaaaacgagaaatgtttcaaatatttaccaatgataaaatgccactttttggggaggtttatgttaCGAGAAGAAATTAGTAGCGGAGAGGGGAGCAGttttgaatgaatttcattaaatcaactgtaacttttatttcattgtgtatttcattattttttgcactgaaacacgttttggttatcccattatgtaattacgATAGGAGAAAAGTGCTAGTATCGATCGatacatcgatattttattacagttttttcttgctcaggaaaaagttcaaatgtgccccggcaattcttctaaaaatgtgtttaccgattttcctgcaacaaattatttaattggtcagaaaagcagtgacttgcaaattattatgtctggtTAATTTATACCGTCTCTTacatattcttacacatatttttacaataggtactctaacacggagagaccgacacacatacacacctacagctgtaaaacttatcgataccctttttgagtcgggggttagtaaaaaagtatctagacctgatg comes from the Plutella xylostella chromosome 9, ilPluXylo3.1, whole genome shotgun sequence genome and includes:
- the LOC119691110 gene encoding uncharacterized protein LOC119691110, with the protein product MRRKLCKSKSLLCDDDMEELNVAALSQRKSRKESAAHLTERDDVIFFHGYPLVLMLRLRVLQIVCGIAAMVMGTVAFIEERQKLNMGLGIPAGGISVIAAAISIHTMRGLGPVTSGAGVRAAAACAWLAAACFLLTLIVQCCKTIVDPTGPTEEEELEEDLRPSPRDLIIIASIQIVLSAATLVSAAFCFRIDFWTRSQA